A genomic segment from Garra rufa chromosome 5, GarRuf1.0, whole genome shotgun sequence encodes:
- the tctn2 gene encoding tectonic-2 has translation MARLSSSHVVFQFMCIIIVLLNDGTICNVVFQPAFILASGPRISSFLVGNVSGISFSLNAVSSLNATGSVPSSSCRPVAQTQWNFSNELFGKNAILVRLSLNRSLQLCRNETSVPDCCLEPLCLQETLVVSACVDETPKASLIIQTQIYAQIIPNKPPSENKTVIPNQVFEPLGRCPCDVSTGACDIRCCCDQDCSQEDLGLFATQCLSGPFGGSFSPVPEYQCSAQSSENDPDWFPFLCVTSPSDNNPFLGLFYDGGTVSPKPSPSFQALQMSATVPPVNYRQGDPIFTKDEQYFTIPQNSGLGQCVENAPVAFLENFESRCVRRMESCPSPSGDLGVDVKDGWGDVVTVSVVDEVADDLRLFLSDSLESISVPQQCGNVVVALRYSLYWRENGLTAITVTRTTANITVPVSLTTRYSAVFLNGNETSQSNSGNPGYQVKRPVIGGIQNSDAGVIQRAQINLWQPDADGLCSSAELRPALFGINSTSGCMIPVNLLDMTQCSQLRETVRDILAGLVPATLVSASGKPNFSNLSDWVNITTSVLNSSQPAEGSNGECSAVPTHLHIHVWSGIMGSVEGVPQTFIQAVEISFIETTWRIECSMGRLNPCLNPELMQNFPVTSSVTFIDNPLITQPPRSRFSINFTEFDCDRNDVCWPELAFPLTRYYTGEPYSQALAKGLILVFFFIAASVLGTPWRQIRQAWSNASL, from the exons ATGGCAAGATTATCATCCTCTCACGTTGTATTTCAGTTTATGTGTATAATTATTGTGCTTTTAAATGACGGAACTATCTGTAATGTTG tgtttcaGCCTGCGTTTATTCTGGCATCTGGTCCAAGAATATCATCCTTTCTGGTTGGAAACGTATCTGGAATTTCCTTCAGCCTCAATGCTGTTTCATCTTTAAATGCAACAG GTAGCGTCCCGTCATCATCCTGTAGGCCGGTTGCTCAAACACAGTGGAATTTTTCAAATGAATTATTTGGGAAG AATGCCATCCTGGTGCGACTGAGTCTCAACCGCAGTCTGCAGCTGTGCAGGAATGAAACATCTGTCCCGGACTGCTGCCTGGAGCCGCTGTGTCTCCAGGAGACTCTTGTCGTATCTGCATGTGTGGATGAAACTCCCAAAGCCTCACTCATTATCCAGACCCAGATATATGCTCAGATCATCCCCAACAAACCCCCATCTG aaAATAAAACAGTCATTCCTAACCAAGTGTTTGAGCCTCTTGGTCGCTGCCCATGTGATGTTTCCACAGGCGCATGTGATATACGCTGCTGTTGTGACCAG gacTGTTCTCAAGAAGATCTGGGGTTGTTTGCGACTCAGTGTCTTTCTGGACCTTTCGGGGGAAGTTTTAGTCCTGTTCCAGAGTATCAGTGCTCAGCTCAGTCATCTGAAAATGACCCTGATTGGTTCCCCTTCCTCTGTGTCACCTCTCCCTCAGACAACAACCCCTTTCTGGGACTTTTCTATGATGGTGGGACTGT CTCTCCGAAGCCTAGTCCATCTTTCCAAGCCCTGCAGATGAGTGCTACTGTACCTCCCGTTAACTACCGCCAGGGGGATCCAATATTCACCAAGGATGAGCAGTACTTCACCATCCCACAG AACTCTGGACTGGGCCAGTGTGTGGAAAATGCTCCAGTGGCATTTTTGGAAAACTTTGAGTCTCGGTGCGTGAGGAGGATGGAGTCCTGTCCATCACCATCTGGTGACCTGGGAGTGGATGTTAAAGATGGATGGGGAG ATGTAGTCACAGTCAGTGTTGTGGATGAAGTAGCCGATGACCTCAGATTATTTCTGTCAGATTCTCTTGAATCCATATCTG TGCCACAACAATGTGGTAATGTTGTTGTGGCCTTGCGTTACTCACTTTACTGGAGAGAGAACGGCCTCACTGCCATAACTGTGACACGGACCACTGCAAACATCACTGTACCTG TATCTTTGACCACAAGATATTCTGCAGTGTTTCTGAATGGAAATGAAACATCTCAGTCAAACTCTGGCAATCCAG GTTACCAAGTGAAAAGGCCAGTGATTGGTGGCATTCAGAACTCTGATGCAGGAGTTATACAGAGGGCCCAAATTAATCTCTGGCAGCCAG ATGCCGATGGGCTGTGCTCTTCTGCTGAACTGAGACCAGCTCTGTTTGGGATCAATTCCACATCAGGTTGTATGATTCCAGTGAATCTGCTGGATATGACACAGTGCAGCCAGCTCAG AGAAACAGTGCGTGACATACTAGCTGGATTAGTGCCTGCTACACTCGTCTCTGCATCAGGAAAACCTAACTTTTCCAACCTATCAGACTGGGTCAACATTACTA CTTCAGTCTTAAACTCGAGTCAGCCAGCAGAGGGCAGCAATGGAGAGTGTTCAGCTGTTCCCACCCACCTCCACATCCATGTGTGGAGCGGCATCATGGGAAGTGTGGAGGGTGTGCCTCAGACGTTTATCCAGGCAGTGGAGATTAG TTTCATAGAAACAACATGGAGGATAGAGTGTAGTATGGGCAGGCTGAACCCATGTTTAAACCCAGAGCTAATGCAAAATTTCCCTGTGACCTCGTCTGTGACCTTTATCGACAATCCTCTTATTACACAACCCCCTAGATCCAG GTTCAGTATTAACTTCACAGAGTTTGACTGTGACAGGAACGATGTTTGCTGGCCTGAGCTGGCCTTCCCACTTACAAGATACTACACTG GTGAGCCGTATTCCCAGGCTCTGGCTAAAGGTCTCATTTTAGTGTTCTTCTTCATTGCGGCGTCTGTTTTAGGAACGCCATGGAGACAAATCAGACAGGCATGGAGTAATGCTTCATTATGA